From the genome of Pseudodesulfovibrio sp. S3, one region includes:
- a CDS encoding DUF6785 family protein, with translation MNGRLRLRALLTGLVLGLFLCVFTPYNNAVLGGAPLGGGHFPLAPFFILAWMFVADAGVSRLTGRPPIFSGVELLVIWLMMVLFTAIGFAGLTETFFVNITAPERFAKDAYRWTEVLTPLLPDSWFPHSSEAVTQLFQGLQDGRDMSVTDILAAIPWGVWLPPLAIWSLFILGAFFVMICLMALFGRQWVVNERVNFPLLRVPTLMGEALDQKQFISWWSNRFLLIGLVLSGALHLLNGLHFYYPSVPEMPTLILAGSYFPKFGLFSGFYKLKLYFIPAFVGFAFLTTRQISFSMWAFHLLVGLLFGLLYVLGWQLPEAALGTTLGPDLARPEGAQTIGAYAVFFVFLIWLARHHLKETVLCSLRPVCTGSDADTNATLHPAEWGPPVWPLWGLLLGMIFLMTWCWWFGLPLLAAILLPCAFLIIILVTSRLVCQGGLPYFTLTAAPSDGLMGLFGTGFFGSVGVAAAAVMQKVLFLDVREAIAPTLFHGSKIRQESSNRNLVLLAIGLSLVLALATAFVTMLYLGHRYGLRELRLDWATQTVLANFENAQRLVDQPVGPNEWLVTYAGFGALVMGVLIYCYYKLPWWPLHPLGYLAAYSAGMKILWYPFFLGWLCNHLVLHYGGTRLFNKVRFLFIGLILGDFLMGGVFAVVGLFHDQTYTVFPL, from the coding sequence ATGAACGGACGACTGCGGCTACGCGCACTCCTGACAGGACTGGTCCTCGGACTGTTCTTGTGTGTTTTCACCCCGTACAATAACGCGGTCCTGGGCGGTGCACCCTTGGGCGGCGGGCATTTCCCACTGGCCCCGTTCTTCATCCTGGCCTGGATGTTCGTGGCGGATGCGGGAGTGTCCCGCCTGACCGGCAGGCCCCCGATCTTTTCGGGCGTGGAGTTGCTGGTCATCTGGTTGATGATGGTCCTGTTCACGGCCATCGGTTTCGCCGGGCTGACCGAGACCTTTTTTGTCAACATCACCGCGCCGGAACGATTCGCCAAGGACGCCTACCGCTGGACCGAAGTCCTGACCCCGCTCTTGCCCGATTCCTGGTTCCCCCACTCCTCCGAAGCGGTGACCCAATTGTTCCAGGGACTTCAGGACGGACGGGACATGTCCGTAACCGATATCCTGGCCGCCATCCCGTGGGGCGTATGGCTGCCACCCCTCGCTATTTGGTCCCTGTTCATCCTGGGCGCGTTCTTCGTCATGATCTGCCTCATGGCCCTGTTCGGCCGCCAGTGGGTGGTCAACGAACGGGTCAACTTCCCCTTGCTGCGCGTGCCCACACTCATGGGCGAGGCTCTGGACCAGAAACAGTTTATCTCCTGGTGGTCCAACCGTTTCCTGCTCATCGGCCTGGTATTGTCCGGGGCCCTGCACCTGCTCAACGGGCTGCACTTCTACTACCCGTCCGTGCCTGAAATGCCGACACTCATCCTGGCCGGGTCCTATTTCCCCAAATTCGGCCTCTTTTCCGGCTTCTACAAGCTGAAGCTCTATTTCATCCCGGCCTTTGTCGGGTTCGCCTTCCTGACCACCCGGCAGATTTCCTTTTCCATGTGGGCTTTTCATCTGCTCGTGGGGCTGCTCTTCGGCCTGCTCTACGTGCTCGGCTGGCAACTGCCGGAGGCCGCGCTCGGCACCACGCTCGGCCCTGATCTGGCCCGGCCCGAAGGCGCACAGACCATCGGGGCCTACGCCGTGTTCTTCGTCTTCCTCATATGGCTGGCCAGGCACCACCTCAAGGAGACCGTGCTCTGCTCCCTGCGCCCGGTCTGCACGGGCAGCGACGCGGACACCAACGCCACCCTGCATCCTGCAGAATGGGGACCGCCCGTATGGCCCCTGTGGGGACTGCTCCTGGGCATGATTTTTCTCATGACCTGGTGCTGGTGGTTCGGTCTGCCCCTGCTTGCCGCCATACTGCTGCCCTGCGCCTTCCTGATCATCATACTGGTCACCAGCCGATTGGTCTGTCAGGGCGGCTTGCCCTATTTCACCCTGACAGCCGCCCCTTCGGACGGCCTCATGGGACTCTTCGGCACCGGATTCTTCGGTTCCGTGGGCGTGGCCGCCGCTGCGGTCATGCAGAAAGTGCTCTTCCTGGATGTGCGCGAGGCCATTGCCCCGACGCTCTTCCACGGCTCCAAGATCCGTCAGGAGTCGAGCAACCGCAATCTGGTCCTCCTGGCCATCGGGCTGTCCCTGGTCCTGGCCCTGGCCACCGCCTTTGTGACCATGCTTTACCTCGGCCACCGCTACGGGCTGCGGGAGCTCCGCCTTGACTGGGCCACCCAGACCGTGCTGGCCAACTTTGAAAACGCTCAAAGGCTGGTGGATCAACCCGTCGGTCCCAACGAATGGCTCGTCACTTACGCCGGATTCGGGGCATTGGTCATGGGCGTGCTCATCTACTGCTACTACAAGCTGCCCTGGTGGCCGCTGCATCCGCTGGGCTATCTGGCCGCCTATTCCGCGGGCATGAAAATCCTGTGGTACCCGTTCTTCCTGGGCTGGCTGTGCAACCACCTGGTCCTCCACTACGGCGGCACAAGACTCTTCAACAAGGTACGCTTCCTGTTCATCGGACTCATCCTCGGCGATTTCCTCATGGGTGGCGTGTTCGCTGTGGTCGGCCTGTTCCACGATCAAACCTATACCGTCTTTCCCTTGTAA
- a CDS encoding ABC transporter substrate-binding protein — translation MKQRLLIPSIILAMAVQTMALLAAPCAARDEADNSTPEKELDMFIAHADVSPYYMEVPEFQGRGILLDVLKALVEPLNYTVTVNRLPDKRGWQMLENGELSVYASAREWVAQPDKFLWTDPFMLNEDVLLFRADSILEYTKPEDLYGKTVAGIKDFVYPALEPHFGPGMITRLDTTSPDVMLKLLSFGRADAVLVNHTEILWMFRNRPEIRPELFRLEKPPFDRAWFRFLFPKGHGWEPVVEQINHRLKVMKEDGSLKAILDQYR, via the coding sequence ATGAAACAGAGATTGCTCATTCCATCCATCATCCTCGCCATGGCTGTCCAGACCATGGCCCTTCTGGCCGCTCCCTGCGCCGCCCGTGACGAGGCCGACAACAGCACACCCGAAAAAGAACTGGACATGTTCATAGCCCACGCGGATGTGTCGCCCTACTATATGGAAGTCCCTGAATTCCAGGGCCGCGGCATCCTGCTGGACGTCCTCAAAGCCCTGGTCGAACCTCTGAACTATACCGTCACCGTCAACCGGCTGCCTGACAAGCGAGGTTGGCAAATGCTCGAAAACGGCGAGTTGAGCGTCTACGCCAGCGCCCGGGAATGGGTTGCCCAGCCGGACAAATTCCTCTGGACAGACCCTTTCATGCTCAATGAAGACGTGCTCCTCTTCCGCGCGGACAGCATACTTGAATACACCAAACCCGAAGACCTCTACGGTAAGACCGTGGCGGGCATAAAGGATTTTGTCTACCCTGCCCTGGAACCCCATTTCGGACCGGGCATGATCACCAGGCTGGACACGACTTCGCCCGATGTCATGCTGAAACTGCTCTCGTTTGGAAGGGCGGACGCCGTTCTGGTCAACCACACGGAAATCCTGTGGATGTTCCGCAATCGACCGGAAATCCGCCCCGAACTCTTCCGCCTGGAAAAGCCCCCCTTTGACCGGGCCTGGTTCCGCTTCCTCTTTCCCAAGGGCCATGGTTGGGAACCCGTGGTCGAACAAATCAACCATCGCCTCAAGGTGATGAAAGAGGACGGCAGCCTCAAGGCCATCCTTGATCAGTACAGGTAA
- a CDS encoding peptide transporter translates to MYDDKELKEYRDLLKPPDKFEEGFDWKTVVGAVFIGFLMMPGSMYLQLVIGQGIGPAARWVTIILFAEIAKRSYTHLKQQEIFLLYYMAGAALASPFQGLLWNQYLVQSDAARMLGLTEFIPHWVAPALGSGSYLERTFMHPDWLVPILLLVGAQLVQRIDHFGLGYSLYRITSDVEKLPFPMAPVGALGTMALAESTEDKKTGWKWRVFSIGGVIGLAFGFFYVLLPALSGLLFTEPIRLIPIPWIELTQYTEGTLPAVATGLQFDLGLVFIGMVLPFWAVIGGLVGLIVTIVANPILYAQGILHRWHPGMATVETVFANNFDFYMSFGIGLGLAIGAVGIYYVVKSFRSTGGNGPDFSVLFNPPEGRGDINFWVSIGIYVFSTLCYIAFCVWLVPSFPWIFFVLYGFIYTPVISYITARMEGVAGQFIALPMVREFSFIAGAKFFGYQGLEIWYAPIPIHNYGEATVQFRQIELTGTSLRGIIKAEIIVFPIVMISSLFFSQFLWQLAPIPSPEYPFAQELWHLQALNTLLMQTSTLEGNSLFFEALSGPVVMSGLGLGLILYSVLNVLGLPVLLVYGVVRGLGQSTPHGMLLEVAGALLGRFYFMKKYGAQWRHYAPVLLAGFSCGMGLTGMFAMGCTLIMKSLGRLAY, encoded by the coding sequence ATGTATGATGATAAGGAACTGAAAGAATACAGGGATCTCCTGAAACCACCCGACAAGTTCGAGGAAGGTTTCGACTGGAAGACCGTTGTCGGGGCCGTGTTCATCGGGTTCCTGATGATGCCCGGCTCCATGTACCTGCAACTGGTCATCGGCCAGGGCATCGGGCCGGCCGCCCGATGGGTGACCATCATCCTCTTTGCCGAGATCGCCAAACGATCGTACACCCACCTGAAACAACAGGAAATTTTCCTGCTCTACTACATGGCGGGCGCCGCCCTGGCCTCCCCGTTCCAAGGTCTGCTCTGGAACCAGTACCTGGTCCAGTCGGACGCGGCGCGCATGCTCGGCCTGACCGAATTCATTCCCCATTGGGTCGCCCCGGCATTGGGGTCCGGCTCCTACCTGGAGCGTACCTTCATGCACCCGGACTGGCTGGTGCCGATCCTGCTCCTCGTGGGGGCGCAACTGGTCCAGCGCATCGACCATTTCGGATTGGGCTATTCCCTGTACCGCATCACCTCGGACGTGGAAAAACTGCCCTTTCCCATGGCCCCTGTGGGCGCACTGGGCACCATGGCCCTGGCCGAATCCACCGAGGACAAGAAAACCGGCTGGAAGTGGCGGGTGTTCTCCATCGGCGGGGTCATCGGGCTGGCCTTCGGCTTCTTCTACGTGCTGCTGCCCGCGCTCTCAGGACTGCTCTTCACCGAACCCATCCGGCTCATCCCCATCCCTTGGATCGAGCTGACCCAGTACACCGAAGGCACACTGCCCGCCGTGGCCACCGGCCTGCAATTCGATCTCGGCCTGGTCTTCATCGGCATGGTCCTGCCGTTCTGGGCGGTCATCGGCGGCCTGGTCGGCCTGATCGTGACCATCGTGGCCAATCCCATCCTGTATGCCCAGGGCATCCTGCACCGCTGGCATCCGGGCATGGCCACGGTCGAGACGGTCTTTGCCAACAATTTCGATTTCTACATGAGCTTCGGCATCGGGCTGGGCCTGGCCATCGGCGCGGTAGGCATCTACTACGTGGTCAAATCATTCAGGAGTACCGGCGGCAACGGCCCGGATTTCTCCGTCCTGTTCAATCCCCCGGAAGGGCGCGGCGACATCAATTTCTGGGTGTCCATCGGCATCTACGTCTTTTCCACGCTCTGCTACATCGCCTTCTGCGTCTGGCTGGTACCCAGCTTTCCGTGGATTTTCTTCGTGCTCTACGGCTTCATCTACACCCCGGTCATCTCCTATATCACCGCGCGCATGGAGGGTGTGGCCGGACAGTTCATCGCCCTGCCCATGGTGCGAGAATTCTCGTTCATCGCCGGGGCCAAGTTCTTCGGCTACCAGGGACTGGAAATCTGGTACGCGCCCATCCCCATCCACAACTACGGCGAGGCCACGGTCCAGTTCCGCCAGATCGAACTGACCGGAACGAGTTTGCGCGGCATCATCAAGGCGGAGATCATCGTCTTCCCCATCGTCATGATATCCAGCCTGTTCTTCTCCCAATTCCTGTGGCAGCTCGCGCCCATCCCGTCCCCGGAATACCCGTTCGCCCAAGAACTGTGGCACCTCCAGGCCCTGAACACCCTGCTCATGCAGACCTCCACCCTGGAAGGCAACTCGCTCTTTTTCGAGGCATTGTCCGGGCCGGTGGTCATGTCCGGCCTGGGGCTGGGATTGATCCTCTATTCCGTACTCAACGTGCTCGGCCTGCCCGTCCTGCTCGTCTACGGCGTGGTCCGCGGCCTGGGCCAGTCCACACCCCACGGCATGCTCCTGGAAGTGGCGGGCGCATTGCTCGGCCGCTTCTATTTCATGAAGAAATACGGTGCCCAGTGGCGGCACTACGCCCCGGTGCTCCTGGCCGGATTCTCCTGCGGCATGGGTCTGACCGGCATGTTTGCCATGGGCTGCACCCTGATCATGAAGTCACTGGGACGATTGGCGTATTAA